The proteins below come from a single Chryseobacterium bernardetii genomic window:
- a CDS encoding transposase, which translates to MNIKNIDIGDVIRSKVEEHQISIERISRFLGKTEDEIEKMYEQKSIDTDILLKWCKLLKFDFFRFYTGHLILYSPGSRIDNTFRQKGETMVFRKSIYTQEVKDFVLEKINTGKMTANEVVVKYKIPKTTLYKWMKKI; encoded by the coding sequence ATGAATATTAAGAATATTGATATTGGAGATGTAATCAGATCAAAAGTAGAAGAACACCAGATCTCAATAGAAAGGATCTCCAGATTTTTAGGCAAAACAGAAGATGAGATTGAAAAGATGTATGAACAGAAAAGTATTGATACTGATATTCTGTTGAAATGGTGTAAGCTTTTGAAATTTGATTTCTTTAGATTTTATACCGGGCATCTGATTTTATACTCACCCGGATCAAGAATTGATAATACATTCCGGCAAAAAGGAGAAACCATGGTTTTCAGAAAGAGTATTTATACCCAGGAAGTGAAGGATTTTGTTCTGGAAAAAATAAATACTGGAAAAATGACAGCCAATGAAGTTGTGGTAAAGTATAAGATTCCAAAAACCACTTTATACAAATGGATGAAAAAAATATAG